The following coding sequences are from one Rutidosis leptorrhynchoides isolate AG116_Rl617_1_P2 chromosome 11, CSIRO_AGI_Rlap_v1, whole genome shotgun sequence window:
- the LOC139875160 gene encoding uncharacterized protein, which translates to MWGNFNFKVASSSASGRSGGIVTIWDPRVFSSKRVISFGNLLIVEGAFVGSARTTFLINIYAPQSQVKKKRLWDYIRNFVSQNAGDFIVFGDFNAVRFPHERYGTCFNQAKANDFNSFIHDCSLVDIKLGGRAFSRFNKRFTHRSLLDRFLVSDGILGTFPYLSGIILSNLWLDHCPIILRNERVDYGPIPFKLFHSWFEIKGFEEVVTNAWNDNTGLTSHNPQLRFKDKLKRVKEALKLWHNSYKSKQCLAKINILKEIDQMDALLDSCSDPFQLATNRCIHIKTLEQMESLEAHN; encoded by the coding sequence ATGTGGGGAAATTTCAATTTCAAAGTTGCTTCTTCATCGGCTTCGGGTAGATCGGGAGGTATAGTGACGATTTGGGACCCAAGAGTGTTCTCTAGTAAGAGAGTTATTTCTTTTGGAAATTTGCTCATCGTTGAAGGAGCTTTTGTAGGAAGTGCGAGGACTACTTTTCTTATTAATATCTATGCTCCACAATCTCAGGTTAAGAAGAAAAGATTATGGGATTACATTCGTAACTTTGTCTCACAAAATGCAGGTGATTTTATTGTGTTCGGAGACTTTAATGCAGTTCGCTTTCCTCATGAACGCTATGGAACTTGTTTTAATCAGGCTAAAGCTAACGACTTTAATAGCTTCATCCATGATTGCAGTCTAGTTGATATTAAATTGGGTGGAAGGGCTTTTTCTCGGTTCAATAAAAGGTTTACACATCGCTCGTTGCTCGATAGATTCCTTGTTTCTGATGGAATTTTGGGAACATTTCCCTACCTCTCCGGTATCATTCTCTCCAACTTATGGTTGGACCATTGCCCTATCATTCTTCGTAATGAAAGGGTAGACTACGGACCGATTCCTTTCAAACTCTTTCATTCTTGGTTTGAAATTAAAGGCTTTGAAGAGGTGGTAACAAACGCTTGGAATGATAATACGGGTCTAACTTCACACAACCCACAGCTGCGGTTTAAAGATAAGTTGAAAAGAGTCAAAGAAGCACTCAAACTTTGGCATAATTCTTACAAGTCAAAACAATGTTTGGCCAAAATTAACATCTTAAAAGAAATCGATCAGATGGATGCTTTATTAGATTCCTGCTCAGATCCTTTTCAACTTGCTACTAACAGATGCATCCACATTAAAACATTGGAGCAAATGGAATCTTTAGAAGCTCATAATTAG